Proteins found in one Salvia splendens isolate huo1 chromosome 10, SspV2, whole genome shotgun sequence genomic segment:
- the LOC121750876 gene encoding serine/threonine-protein kinase BLUS1-like isoform X1 has translation MSQEPAKKFPLNAQDYELYEEVGEGVSATVYRALCIPLNEVVAIKVLDLEKCNNDLDGIRREVQTMILIDHPNLLRAHCSFTAGHNLWVVMPYMAGGSCLHIMKSSYPEGFEEPVIATLLRETLRALVYLHSHGHIHRDVKSGNILLDSNGAVKLGDYGVSACMYDTGDRQRTRNTFVGTPCWMAPEVMQQLHGYDFKADIWSFGITALELAHGHAPFSKYPPMKVLLMTLQNAPPGLDYERDKRFSKSFKEMVAACLVKDPKKRPSSEKLLKHPFFKHARSIEYLERGILAGMPPLGERFRLLKAKEADMLVQNKALYEDKEHLSQQEYIRGISAWNFNLDDLKNQAALIPDDFVSNSDDASVCGKYADGQESLFSEKDSDSKAVSNLEDDELNDLPNMEDSLAAFPMKPLQALKGCFDVCEDDIAATSPTSRDSVPSDFEQQNPQQSSTSAVDREAGADDGLDPSHSSIAGRRKFSSGSLLQEYVLSPRKLIGNGDRDHLQPRFQVDRNSSGPLQYRHKKDFSIPNAGEDASEGAIVERRGRFKVTSADVSPKGSMNLVSPVSGGSTSLTIPSHSGSLILPSLQFILQQNTAQRDEILKLMKMLEQPSGNGTELTEAGTLSPKNPTLKERELQAQIMQLQQSIGSVVDELHRVKAKNSQLERKLNAVLKQDDKVQ, from the exons ATGTCTCAAGAACCAGCCAAAAAATTTCCTCTTAATGCTCAAGATTATGAGTTGTATGAGGAAGTTGGAGAGGGCGTCAGTGCTACTGTATACAGAGCTCTTTGTATTCCACTTAACGAGGTTGTTGCTATAAAGGTTCTTGATCTTGAGAAGTGCAACAATGACTTG GATGGTATTCGGCGAGAGGTGCAAACCATGATTCTGATTGACCATCCAAATCTCTTGCGGGCTCACTGCTCATTCACTGCTGGCCACAATCTATGGGTTGTTATGCCTTACATGGCAGGTGGATCTTGCCTACACATTATGAAATCTTCTTATCCGGAAGGCTTTGAGGAGCCTGTTATTGCTACATTATTACGTGAGACTCTCAGAGCTCTTGTTTACCTCCATAGCCATGGACATATTCACAGAGATGTGAAG TCAGGGAACATACTGCTTGATTCTAATGGTGCCGTTAAATTAGGAGACTATGGAGTCTCTGCATGCATGTATGATACTGGTGACCGTCAGCGTACACGCAATACTTTTGTTGGAACACCATGCTG GATGGCACCCGAAGTCATGCAGCAGTTACATGGTTATGATTTCAA AGCAGACATATGGTCATTTGGAATCACAGCACTTGAACTTGCTCATGGCCATGCTCCTTTCTCCAAGTACCCACCTATGAAG GTTCTGTTGATGACGCTACAAAATGCACCTCCAGGTCTGGACTACGAAAGGGACAAGAGGTTCTCTAAG TCTTTCAAAGAGATGGTCGCTGCCTGCTTGGTGAAGGATCCCAAAAAACGCCCCTCCTCAGAAAAGCTTTTGAAGCATCCCTTCTTTAAACATGCTCGCTCAATTGAATATTTGGAGCGTGGTATCCTTGCCGGCATGCCACCTCTAGGAGAACGTTTTAGGCTGCTTAAG GCAAAAGAAGCTGATATGCTGGTGCAAAATAAGGCACTATATGAGGACAAGGAACATCTATCGCAG CAAGAGTACATTCGAGGAATCAGTGCCTGGAATTTCAACTTGGATGATTTGAAGAACCAAGCCGCCCTT ATTCCAGATGATTTTGTTTCAAACTCCGATGATGCAAGTGTTTGTGGGAAGTATGCTGATGGTCAGGAAAGTTTGTTCTCTGAGAAGGATAGTGATTCCAAAGCTGTGTCTAACTTGGAG GATGATGAGCTCAATGATTTACCTAATATGGAGGATTCTCTTGCTGCATTTCCAATGAAACCTCTTCAGGCTCTGAA GGGCTGTTTTGATGTTTGTGAAGATGATATTGCTGCTACTAGTCCAACTTCAAGAGATTCTGTGCCATCAGATTTTGAACAGCAAAATCCACAACAGTCATCTACAAGTGCTGTGGATCGAGAAGCAGGAGCAGATGATGGTTTGGATCCATCTCATTCTTCTATTGCAGGACGCAGAAAATTTTCCAGCGGCTCACTGCTACAGGAATATGTGCTTTCCCCAAGAAAACTTATTGGTAATGGGGATAG GGATCATCTGCAACCAAGATTTCAAGTAGATCGGAATTCTAGTGGTCCGCTGCAGTATCGTCACAAGAAAGATTTCAGTATTCCTAATGCAG GCGAGGATGCATCAGAAGGTGCTATCGTTGAACGGAGAGGACGTTTCAAAGTCACATCAGCAGATGTGAGTCCCAAG GGTTCAATGAACTTGGTAAGCCCAGTTTCTGGTGGTTCAACAAGCCTAACAATACCAAGCCATTCAGGTTCTTTAATTCTTCCATCATTGCAATTCATCCTACAGCAGAACACGGCACAAAGA GATGAGATACTTAAATTGATGAAGATGTTGGAGCAACCTTCTG GTAATGGCACTGAGCTAACTGAAGCTGGAACACTTTCACCG AAAAACCCGACACTTAAAGAGCGAGAGTTGCAAGCTCAGATTATGCAATTGCAACAAAG CATTGGAAGTGTGGTCGATGAACTCCATCGAGTAAAGGCGAAGAATTCTCAG TTGGAAAGAAAATTAAACGCAGTACTCAAGCAAGACGACAAGGTACAATGA
- the LOC121750876 gene encoding serine/threonine-protein kinase BLUS1-like isoform X2 — MSQEPAKKFPLNAQDYELYEEVGEGVSATVYRALCIPLNEVVAIKVLDLEKCNNDLDGIRREVQTMILIDHPNLLRAHCSFTAGHNLWVVMPYMAGGSCLHIMKSSYPEGFEEPVIATLLRETLRALVYLHSHGHIHRDVKSGNILLDSNGAVKLGDYGVSACMYDTGDRQRTRNTFVGTPCWMAPEVMQQLHGYDFKADIWSFGITALELAHGHAPFSKYPPMKVLLMTLQNAPPGLDYERDKRFSKSFKEMVAACLVKDPKKRPSSEKLLKHPFFKHARSIEYLERGILAGMPPLGERFRLLKAKEADMLVQNKALYEDKEHLSQQEYIRGISAWNFNLDDLKNQAALIPDDFVSNSDDASVCGKYADGQESLFSEKDSDSKAVSNLEDELNDLPNMEDSLAAFPMKPLQALKGCFDVCEDDIAATSPTSRDSVPSDFEQQNPQQSSTSAVDREAGADDGLDPSHSSIAGRRKFSSGSLLQEYVLSPRKLIGNGDRDHLQPRFQVDRNSSGPLQYRHKKDFSIPNAGEDASEGAIVERRGRFKVTSADVSPKGSMNLVSPVSGGSTSLTIPSHSGSLILPSLQFILQQNTAQRDEILKLMKMLEQPSGNGTELTEAGTLSPKNPTLKERELQAQIMQLQQSIGSVVDELHRVKAKNSQLERKLNAVLKQDDKVQ, encoded by the exons ATGTCTCAAGAACCAGCCAAAAAATTTCCTCTTAATGCTCAAGATTATGAGTTGTATGAGGAAGTTGGAGAGGGCGTCAGTGCTACTGTATACAGAGCTCTTTGTATTCCACTTAACGAGGTTGTTGCTATAAAGGTTCTTGATCTTGAGAAGTGCAACAATGACTTG GATGGTATTCGGCGAGAGGTGCAAACCATGATTCTGATTGACCATCCAAATCTCTTGCGGGCTCACTGCTCATTCACTGCTGGCCACAATCTATGGGTTGTTATGCCTTACATGGCAGGTGGATCTTGCCTACACATTATGAAATCTTCTTATCCGGAAGGCTTTGAGGAGCCTGTTATTGCTACATTATTACGTGAGACTCTCAGAGCTCTTGTTTACCTCCATAGCCATGGACATATTCACAGAGATGTGAAG TCAGGGAACATACTGCTTGATTCTAATGGTGCCGTTAAATTAGGAGACTATGGAGTCTCTGCATGCATGTATGATACTGGTGACCGTCAGCGTACACGCAATACTTTTGTTGGAACACCATGCTG GATGGCACCCGAAGTCATGCAGCAGTTACATGGTTATGATTTCAA AGCAGACATATGGTCATTTGGAATCACAGCACTTGAACTTGCTCATGGCCATGCTCCTTTCTCCAAGTACCCACCTATGAAG GTTCTGTTGATGACGCTACAAAATGCACCTCCAGGTCTGGACTACGAAAGGGACAAGAGGTTCTCTAAG TCTTTCAAAGAGATGGTCGCTGCCTGCTTGGTGAAGGATCCCAAAAAACGCCCCTCCTCAGAAAAGCTTTTGAAGCATCCCTTCTTTAAACATGCTCGCTCAATTGAATATTTGGAGCGTGGTATCCTTGCCGGCATGCCACCTCTAGGAGAACGTTTTAGGCTGCTTAAG GCAAAAGAAGCTGATATGCTGGTGCAAAATAAGGCACTATATGAGGACAAGGAACATCTATCGCAG CAAGAGTACATTCGAGGAATCAGTGCCTGGAATTTCAACTTGGATGATTTGAAGAACCAAGCCGCCCTT ATTCCAGATGATTTTGTTTCAAACTCCGATGATGCAAGTGTTTGTGGGAAGTATGCTGATGGTCAGGAAAGTTTGTTCTCTGAGAAGGATAGTGATTCCAAAGCTGTGTCTAACTTGGAG GATGAGCTCAATGATTTACCTAATATGGAGGATTCTCTTGCTGCATTTCCAATGAAACCTCTTCAGGCTCTGAA GGGCTGTTTTGATGTTTGTGAAGATGATATTGCTGCTACTAGTCCAACTTCAAGAGATTCTGTGCCATCAGATTTTGAACAGCAAAATCCACAACAGTCATCTACAAGTGCTGTGGATCGAGAAGCAGGAGCAGATGATGGTTTGGATCCATCTCATTCTTCTATTGCAGGACGCAGAAAATTTTCCAGCGGCTCACTGCTACAGGAATATGTGCTTTCCCCAAGAAAACTTATTGGTAATGGGGATAG GGATCATCTGCAACCAAGATTTCAAGTAGATCGGAATTCTAGTGGTCCGCTGCAGTATCGTCACAAGAAAGATTTCAGTATTCCTAATGCAG GCGAGGATGCATCAGAAGGTGCTATCGTTGAACGGAGAGGACGTTTCAAAGTCACATCAGCAGATGTGAGTCCCAAG GGTTCAATGAACTTGGTAAGCCCAGTTTCTGGTGGTTCAACAAGCCTAACAATACCAAGCCATTCAGGTTCTTTAATTCTTCCATCATTGCAATTCATCCTACAGCAGAACACGGCACAAAGA GATGAGATACTTAAATTGATGAAGATGTTGGAGCAACCTTCTG GTAATGGCACTGAGCTAACTGAAGCTGGAACACTTTCACCG AAAAACCCGACACTTAAAGAGCGAGAGTTGCAAGCTCAGATTATGCAATTGCAACAAAG CATTGGAAGTGTGGTCGATGAACTCCATCGAGTAAAGGCGAAGAATTCTCAG TTGGAAAGAAAATTAAACGCAGTACTCAAGCAAGACGACAAGGTACAATGA
- the LOC121750876 gene encoding serine/threonine-protein kinase BLUS1-like isoform X3, translating to MSQEPAKKFPLNAQDYELYEEVGEGVSATVYRALCIPLNEVVAIKVLDLEKCNNDLDGIRREVQTMILIDHPNLLRAHCSFTAGHNLWVVMPYMAGGSCLHIMKSSYPEGFEEPVIATLLRETLRALVYLHSHGHIHRDVKSGNILLDSNGAVKLGDYGVSACMYDTGDRQRTRNTFVGTPCWMAPEVMQQLHGYDFKADIWSFGITALELAHGHAPFSKYPPMKVLLMTLQNAPPGLDYERDKRFSKSFKEMVAACLVKDPKKRPSSEKLLKHPFFKHARSIEYLERGILAGMPPLGERFRLLKAKEADMLVQNKALYEDKEHLSQQEYIRGISAWNFNLDDLKNQAALIPDDFVSNSDDASVCGKYADGQESLFSEKDSDSKAVSNLEDDELNDLPNMEDSLAAFPMKPLQALKGCFDVCEDDIAATSPTSRDSVPSDFEQQNPQQSSTSAVDREAGADDGLDPSHSSIAGRRKFSSGSLLQEYVLSPRKLIGNGDRDHLQPRFQVDRNSSGPLQYRHKKDFSIPNAGEDASEGAIVERRGRFKVTSADGSMNLVSPVSGGSTSLTIPSHSGSLILPSLQFILQQNTAQRDEILKLMKMLEQPSGNGTELTEAGTLSPKNPTLKERELQAQIMQLQQSIGSVVDELHRVKAKNSQLERKLNAVLKQDDKVQ from the exons ATGTCTCAAGAACCAGCCAAAAAATTTCCTCTTAATGCTCAAGATTATGAGTTGTATGAGGAAGTTGGAGAGGGCGTCAGTGCTACTGTATACAGAGCTCTTTGTATTCCACTTAACGAGGTTGTTGCTATAAAGGTTCTTGATCTTGAGAAGTGCAACAATGACTTG GATGGTATTCGGCGAGAGGTGCAAACCATGATTCTGATTGACCATCCAAATCTCTTGCGGGCTCACTGCTCATTCACTGCTGGCCACAATCTATGGGTTGTTATGCCTTACATGGCAGGTGGATCTTGCCTACACATTATGAAATCTTCTTATCCGGAAGGCTTTGAGGAGCCTGTTATTGCTACATTATTACGTGAGACTCTCAGAGCTCTTGTTTACCTCCATAGCCATGGACATATTCACAGAGATGTGAAG TCAGGGAACATACTGCTTGATTCTAATGGTGCCGTTAAATTAGGAGACTATGGAGTCTCTGCATGCATGTATGATACTGGTGACCGTCAGCGTACACGCAATACTTTTGTTGGAACACCATGCTG GATGGCACCCGAAGTCATGCAGCAGTTACATGGTTATGATTTCAA AGCAGACATATGGTCATTTGGAATCACAGCACTTGAACTTGCTCATGGCCATGCTCCTTTCTCCAAGTACCCACCTATGAAG GTTCTGTTGATGACGCTACAAAATGCACCTCCAGGTCTGGACTACGAAAGGGACAAGAGGTTCTCTAAG TCTTTCAAAGAGATGGTCGCTGCCTGCTTGGTGAAGGATCCCAAAAAACGCCCCTCCTCAGAAAAGCTTTTGAAGCATCCCTTCTTTAAACATGCTCGCTCAATTGAATATTTGGAGCGTGGTATCCTTGCCGGCATGCCACCTCTAGGAGAACGTTTTAGGCTGCTTAAG GCAAAAGAAGCTGATATGCTGGTGCAAAATAAGGCACTATATGAGGACAAGGAACATCTATCGCAG CAAGAGTACATTCGAGGAATCAGTGCCTGGAATTTCAACTTGGATGATTTGAAGAACCAAGCCGCCCTT ATTCCAGATGATTTTGTTTCAAACTCCGATGATGCAAGTGTTTGTGGGAAGTATGCTGATGGTCAGGAAAGTTTGTTCTCTGAGAAGGATAGTGATTCCAAAGCTGTGTCTAACTTGGAG GATGATGAGCTCAATGATTTACCTAATATGGAGGATTCTCTTGCTGCATTTCCAATGAAACCTCTTCAGGCTCTGAA GGGCTGTTTTGATGTTTGTGAAGATGATATTGCTGCTACTAGTCCAACTTCAAGAGATTCTGTGCCATCAGATTTTGAACAGCAAAATCCACAACAGTCATCTACAAGTGCTGTGGATCGAGAAGCAGGAGCAGATGATGGTTTGGATCCATCTCATTCTTCTATTGCAGGACGCAGAAAATTTTCCAGCGGCTCACTGCTACAGGAATATGTGCTTTCCCCAAGAAAACTTATTGGTAATGGGGATAG GGATCATCTGCAACCAAGATTTCAAGTAGATCGGAATTCTAGTGGTCCGCTGCAGTATCGTCACAAGAAAGATTTCAGTATTCCTAATGCAG GCGAGGATGCATCAGAAGGTGCTATCGTTGAACGGAGAGGACGTTTCAAAGTCACATCAGCAGAT GGTTCAATGAACTTGGTAAGCCCAGTTTCTGGTGGTTCAACAAGCCTAACAATACCAAGCCATTCAGGTTCTTTAATTCTTCCATCATTGCAATTCATCCTACAGCAGAACACGGCACAAAGA GATGAGATACTTAAATTGATGAAGATGTTGGAGCAACCTTCTG GTAATGGCACTGAGCTAACTGAAGCTGGAACACTTTCACCG AAAAACCCGACACTTAAAGAGCGAGAGTTGCAAGCTCAGATTATGCAATTGCAACAAAG CATTGGAAGTGTGGTCGATGAACTCCATCGAGTAAAGGCGAAGAATTCTCAG TTGGAAAGAAAATTAAACGCAGTACTCAAGCAAGACGACAAGGTACAATGA